Proteins found in one Planctomycetes bacterium MalM25 genomic segment:
- a CDS encoding D-tagatose 3-epimerase → MPGLQETDNLGGLIDVVYSPEYILIPFFWTAVKFAICNETFADLTLEAGFRLAAEIGYKGIELAPFMLGDPAAPGGRELADVRELSADDRHRIRGWAEGAGLEVIGLHWILAKTSGFHLTTPDPEVQRVTSDYFTALVDCCAEVGGKVLVLGSPQQRNLLPGVTLEEATDHAVSVLKPAVRRCEERRVTLALEPLGPAEGDFLNTAAEGMALMERIDSPACRLHLDIKAMASEAEPIVEVVRANAAHTAHFHANDPNLLGPGMGEVDFPPILKALKETGYDGWVSVEVFRYEPTGEAVARTSFANLVAADT, encoded by the coding sequence GTGCCCGGCTTGCAGGAAACTGATAACCTAGGGGGCCTAATTGATGTCGTCTACTCTCCCGAATACATCCTCATTCCGTTTTTTTGGACTGCCGTGAAGTTCGCGATCTGCAATGAGACCTTCGCCGATCTCACACTGGAGGCCGGATTCCGCCTCGCCGCGGAGATCGGCTACAAGGGGATCGAGCTGGCCCCCTTCATGCTCGGTGACCCAGCGGCGCCCGGAGGGCGTGAGCTCGCCGATGTCCGCGAGCTGTCAGCAGACGACCGCCACCGGATTCGTGGCTGGGCCGAAGGGGCCGGCCTCGAGGTGATCGGGCTGCATTGGATCCTCGCGAAGACGAGCGGTTTCCATCTGACGACGCCCGACCCGGAGGTGCAGCGCGTGACGAGCGACTACTTCACGGCGCTCGTCGATTGTTGCGCCGAGGTGGGCGGCAAGGTGCTGGTGCTCGGCTCTCCCCAGCAGCGGAACCTGCTGCCGGGCGTGACGCTCGAGGAGGCGACCGACCACGCCGTGAGCGTCCTGAAGCCGGCGGTCCGGCGTTGCGAGGAGCGACGGGTGACGCTCGCGCTCGAGCCGCTCGGCCCCGCCGAGGGGGACTTCCTAAACACGGCCGCCGAGGGAATGGCCCTCATGGAGCGGATCGACTCGCCGGCGTGCCGGCTGCACCTCGACATCAAGGCGATGGCGAGCGAAGCGGAGCCGATCGTCGAGGTCGTCCGCGCAAACGCTGCTCACACGGCCCACTTCCATGCTAACGATCCGAACCTGCTGGGCCCCGGCATGGGCGAGGTCGATTTTCCGCCGATCCTGAAGGCGCTCAAGGAGACCGGCTACGACGGCTGGGTCTCGGTCGAGGTCTTCCGCTACGAACCGACCGGCGAGGCGGTGGCACGGACGAGCTTTGCGAACCTCGTCGCCGCGGACACGTAG
- a CDS encoding Natural resistance-associated macrophage protein, which produces MAEANARLERDRAALEAVADKGGGAKLGTYLKLSGPGWLQSAITLGGGSLAGGLYLGVLSGYGMMWLQPLAMFLGVAMLCAIAYVTLSTGRRPFRLVVDEVNPVLGWGWAIATLLANVVWCLPQFALGMAALRQNLLPSVLGDSAEGSLGGETGVWVAITGLAVCALLTIISYERGGRGLAIFEGILKVLVGLIVLSFVGVVIKLTGSEGGIDWGRVFSGFIPDLNALSKPPAAFDEALAATSETGRSFWSGLILGNQRDVMLTAAATAVGINMTFLLPNSLLDRGWDRGFRGLSIFDLATGLFVPFLIATACVVIASAARFHGEYDAAMLEGEPSGQYASLLDQRLAAEYPGEASGWSAEELASKRAELTDGDRQLAAMLVKRDAFDLANALAPLTGKGFAQYIFGGGVLAMALSTIVVLMLINGYVFSEVFGAPRRGLVHFVGTLIPLAVGVLAPILWQGESKVALAIPTSVIGFILLPIAYVTFLMLMNNRRLLGDAMPTGMTRLLVNALLGLAVVLATVGAAISIQSKAPFWGFVGAGAVVLLALVFRRKPTEPAAA; this is translated from the coding sequence ATGGCCGAAGCCAACGCACGCTTGGAACGAGACCGCGCCGCCCTTGAGGCTGTCGCCGACAAAGGCGGCGGAGCCAAGCTCGGGACCTACCTCAAGCTCTCGGGGCCGGGTTGGCTGCAGAGCGCCATCACGCTGGGGGGCGGCTCGCTCGCCGGCGGGCTCTACCTGGGCGTGCTGAGCGGCTACGGCATGATGTGGCTCCAACCGCTCGCCATGTTCCTCGGCGTGGCCATGCTCTGCGCTATCGCTTACGTAACCCTTTCGACCGGCCGTCGGCCCTTCCGACTGGTCGTCGATGAGGTGAACCCGGTGCTCGGCTGGGGCTGGGCGATCGCCACGCTGCTGGCGAACGTCGTCTGGTGCCTCCCGCAGTTCGCCCTCGGCATGGCGGCGCTCCGCCAGAACCTCCTGCCAAGTGTTCTAGGCGACAGCGCCGAGGGCTCCCTGGGGGGAGAGACTGGCGTGTGGGTTGCGATCACGGGGCTCGCCGTCTGTGCCTTGCTAACGATCATCTCGTACGAACGGGGTGGCCGTGGGTTAGCGATCTTCGAGGGCATTCTCAAAGTGCTCGTCGGGCTGATTGTCCTGTCGTTCGTCGGAGTGGTGATCAAGCTGACCGGCAGCGAGGGTGGCATCGACTGGGGACGCGTCTTCTCGGGATTCATCCCCGACCTGAACGCCCTCAGCAAACCGCCGGCCGCCTTCGACGAGGCGCTAGCGGCGACCAGCGAGACGGGCCGTTCCTTCTGGTCCGGCCTGATCCTCGGCAACCAGCGCGACGTGATGCTGACCGCCGCCGCCACTGCGGTCGGCATCAACATGACCTTCCTGCTGCCCAACTCGCTGCTCGACCGGGGCTGGGACCGCGGCTTCCGCGGCCTCTCGATCTTCGACCTCGCGACCGGCCTCTTCGTGCCGTTCCTGATCGCCACGGCGTGCGTTGTCATCGCCTCGGCGGCTCGCTTCCACGGCGAGTACGACGCCGCGATGCTCGAAGGCGAGCCCTCCGGCCAGTACGCCAGCCTGCTCGATCAACGTCTTGCCGCCGAGTACCCCGGCGAAGCCTCTGGATGGTCGGCCGAAGAACTCGCGTCCAAACGGGCCGAACTGACCGACGGCGATCGCCAGCTCGCCGCCATGCTCGTGAAACGCGACGCCTTCGATTTGGCCAACGCCCTGGCGCCCCTCACGGGCAAAGGCTTCGCCCAGTACATCTTCGGTGGCGGCGTGCTCGCGATGGCGCTATCGACGATCGTCGTGCTGATGCTGATCAACGGCTACGTCTTCTCGGAGGTGTTCGGCGCCCCCCGGCGTGGGCTCGTCCACTTTGTAGGCACGCTTATCCCGCTCGCCGTTGGCGTCCTGGCGCCGATCCTTTGGCAAGGCGAGTCGAAGGTCGCCCTCGCGATCCCGACCAGCGTGATTGGCTTCATCCTCTTGCCGATCGCCTACGTGACCTTCCTGATGCTGATGAACAACCGCCGGCTGCTGGGCGACGCCATGCCGACCGGCATGACGCGGCTGCTGGTCAACGCCTTGCTCGGACTCGCGGTGGTGCTGGCGACCGTCGGCGCCGCGATCAGCATTCAGAGCAAGGCGCCCTTCTGGGGATTCGTGGGTGCGGGCGCCGTGGTTCTCCTAGCCCTCGTCTTCCGGCGCAAGCCGACCGAACCGGCCGCCGCCTGA
- the selA_1 gene encoding L-seryl-tRNA(Sec) selenium transferase — protein MMSESLPPSTQAALRGLPSVNALLKEPALQAALGARGVSPVTEAVRSVLEETRREIRDGESQLPTPPDAELAERCLARLGAEAKPRLRPVINATGILLHTGLGRAPLAEEAIEAAAAVSRGYCNVEVDLESGERSQRSHAVAKMLGGLTGAEAALVVNNNAGATGLAVAALAAGREVVVSHGELIEIGGGYRMPEVVTAYGAELRAVGTTNKTRVADYENAIDEKTGALLVVHPSNYEVSGFTQRPALEDLAKVAAAHDVPLVHDVGSGALIDFAPFGCEGEPVVGSSVLAGADLVLFSGDKLLGGPQCGIAVGKRRLVEKMLRHPLCRALRVDKVTLAALQATLALYADPETAKQRVPLLRMLNAPLGELRRRAEGLACELRRSLSGWDVTAICDEAYVGGGALPHRSLASWSVALKPSDESSEDAFAQRLRAGSPPVVGRLSQGRLVLGLHAVHPEEDSLLLSSVVSAWRSLES, from the coding sequence ATGATGTCCGAGTCGTTGCCCCCATCAACCCAAGCCGCGCTACGCGGGTTGCCCAGCGTCAATGCCCTGCTGAAAGAGCCCGCGCTGCAGGCCGCGCTCGGGGCGCGCGGAGTCAGCCCGGTCACGGAGGCGGTGCGCTCGGTCCTTGAGGAGACGCGTCGGGAGATCCGTGACGGCGAGAGTCAGCTGCCAACGCCCCCCGACGCCGAGCTCGCCGAGCGTTGCCTGGCGAGGCTTGGCGCCGAAGCGAAACCGCGGCTCCGCCCGGTGATCAACGCGACCGGCATCTTGCTGCACACCGGCCTCGGTCGAGCGCCCCTCGCGGAGGAGGCGATCGAAGCCGCCGCCGCCGTCAGCCGGGGGTACTGCAACGTTGAGGTCGATCTGGAAAGCGGGGAAAGGTCGCAGCGTTCTCACGCCGTCGCGAAAATGCTCGGAGGCCTGACCGGAGCCGAGGCGGCGCTCGTGGTGAACAACAACGCCGGCGCCACGGGGCTGGCCGTCGCCGCTTTGGCCGCGGGTCGTGAGGTGGTCGTCTCGCACGGCGAGTTGATCGAGATCGGTGGCGGCTACCGCATGCCGGAAGTGGTCACCGCCTACGGGGCGGAGCTGCGGGCGGTTGGCACAACGAACAAAACCCGTGTCGCTGACTACGAGAACGCCATCGACGAGAAGACGGGCGCCCTGCTGGTGGTTCACCCGAGCAACTACGAGGTCTCCGGTTTCACCCAGCGGCCAGCGTTGGAAGACCTCGCCAAGGTCGCGGCGGCTCACGACGTTCCCTTGGTTCATGACGTCGGGTCGGGCGCCTTGATCGATTTCGCACCGTTCGGCTGCGAAGGCGAACCGGTTGTGGGCAGCAGCGTCCTCGCCGGCGCCGACCTCGTGCTTTTTAGCGGCGACAAGCTCTTGGGCGGGCCACAGTGCGGGATCGCCGTCGGCAAGCGTCGGCTCGTCGAGAAGATGCTTCGCCACCCGCTTTGTCGCGCGCTGCGGGTCGATAAGGTGACCCTGGCCGCGCTGCAGGCGACCTTGGCTCTCTACGCCGACCCCGAAACTGCAAAACAGCGTGTGCCCCTGCTGAGAATGCTGAACGCCCCCTTGGGGGAGCTGCGTCGGCGAGCGGAGGGATTGGCCTGTGAGTTAAGACGATCGCTTTCAGGGTGGGACGTAACAGCAATCTGCGACGAGGCTTACGTAGGCGGCGGCGCCCTGCCCCATCGGTCCTTGGCCAGTTGGTCGGTCGCCCTGAAGCCCTCAGATGAGAGTTCTGAGGACGCCTTTGCGCAGCGACTCCGCGCGGGATCGCCCCCGGTCGTAGGTCGGCTCAGCCAGGGGCGGTTGGTCCTCGGTTTGCACGCCGTTCATCCCGAAGAGGACAGCCTGCTGCTCTCTTCGGTGGTCTCGGCATGGCGGTCTTTGGAGTCCTGA
- the selB gene encoding Selenocysteine-specific elongation factor: MKPPLLLGTAGHIDHGKTALVKALTGCDTDRLPGEKRRGITIDLGFAPLELDRHTLGVIDVPGHERFVKNMLAGATGIDLALLVVAVDDSVKPQTREHLQILQHMRLASGVVALTKCDLAEPDWIDLVEAEVAELTAGTFLQRAEVVRVSTRGGQGLGDLREALDRAADAAEGQAAQRTGQPFRMAIDRAFTATGQGTVVTGSIASGRVAIGDELELLPQGVSVRVRDLQNHDSPAEQLRSGQRAAINLAGVAYDQIARGQSLCAPGAYERSRLITVEVRLNSSVLKPLKHDAMVRIHLGTAEHLGRIKLLGQRTLPPDEPAYAQIVLQDEIAVAWGQPYVLRGVSPVVTLGGGRVLEVSAKRRKRLSTEQRAAIEDLASEEPSRRVAGAYLLRGTERLRSSRLFATTGVADSGEVVRALLENQTLRELPAEGDEPWRLHEAIYSELAERFLNELLAAHRSTSLKLWVERSRLMARFEGIDPSLFMSLLRSLVRSGAIVAGARGLARDGWTPQLTDKQQQTLSEIERLLLAGGLRPPSPTVLGEEVGQTPDSLLPLLELGVDQGWLVKLEGGLYVACEAIESAKVLLFELAAAEAPLTVSEIREALGIPRKVAVPLCEHLDAIGFTRRRGDLRDIVSPPTPQDA, encoded by the coding sequence ATGAAGCCTCCCCTCTTGCTCGGCACGGCGGGTCATATCGACCACGGCAAGACGGCGCTCGTCAAGGCACTCACCGGGTGCGACACCGACCGCCTGCCCGGGGAGAAACGACGCGGGATCACCATCGACCTCGGCTTCGCTCCGCTCGAGCTCGACCGGCACACGCTCGGCGTGATCGACGTGCCGGGGCACGAGCGTTTCGTGAAGAACATGCTCGCCGGCGCAACCGGGATCGATCTCGCTTTGCTCGTGGTCGCGGTGGATGACTCGGTGAAGCCGCAGACGCGCGAGCACCTACAGATCCTGCAGCACATGAGGCTGGCTTCCGGTGTGGTCGCTCTCACCAAGTGTGACCTCGCCGAGCCCGATTGGATCGACTTGGTCGAGGCGGAAGTCGCCGAGCTCACCGCGGGCACCTTCCTCCAGAGGGCCGAGGTGGTGCGGGTCAGCACCCGCGGCGGCCAAGGTTTGGGGGACCTGCGTGAGGCGCTCGACCGTGCGGCCGACGCCGCCGAAGGGCAGGCGGCGCAACGGACCGGCCAGCCGTTCCGCATGGCGATCGATCGGGCGTTCACCGCCACGGGCCAAGGGACGGTTGTCACGGGCAGCATCGCGAGCGGGCGAGTGGCGATCGGCGACGAGCTCGAGTTGCTGCCCCAGGGCGTGTCGGTGCGGGTGCGTGATCTGCAGAACCACGACTCCCCCGCTGAGCAGCTGCGGAGCGGCCAACGGGCGGCCATCAACCTCGCTGGGGTAGCCTACGACCAGATCGCCCGCGGTCAGTCCTTGTGCGCCCCGGGCGCCTACGAGCGGAGCCGCTTGATCACGGTGGAAGTTCGGCTGAACTCCAGCGTCCTCAAGCCGTTGAAGCACGACGCCATGGTGAGGATCCACCTCGGGACCGCGGAACACCTTGGGCGGATCAAGTTGCTCGGCCAGCGAACGTTGCCCCCGGACGAGCCGGCGTACGCCCAGATTGTTTTGCAGGACGAGATCGCCGTGGCTTGGGGCCAACCCTATGTGCTGCGTGGTGTGTCCCCCGTGGTGACCCTGGGAGGAGGGCGTGTTCTGGAGGTGTCGGCCAAGCGCAGGAAGCGACTGTCCACCGAGCAGCGAGCCGCCATCGAAGACCTCGCCAGCGAGGAGCCGAGCCGGCGTGTTGCTGGCGCCTATCTCTTGCGCGGGACGGAACGTTTGCGGTCTTCTCGGCTCTTCGCAACAACCGGCGTGGCCGATTCCGGCGAGGTGGTCCGAGCCTTGCTAGAGAACCAGACGCTGAGGGAACTTCCCGCCGAGGGAGACGAACCGTGGCGGCTGCACGAGGCGATCTACTCCGAGTTGGCGGAACGCTTCCTGAACGAGCTGCTGGCCGCTCATCGATCAACAAGCTTGAAGCTGTGGGTCGAGCGATCCCGGCTGATGGCCCGGTTTGAGGGGATCGATCCCTCCTTGTTCATGTCCCTGCTAAGAAGCTTGGTCCGCAGCGGGGCGATCGTCGCCGGCGCGAGGGGCCTCGCTCGGGACGGGTGGACTCCTCAGCTAACCGACAAGCAGCAGCAGACGCTCAGCGAGATCGAGAGGCTGCTTCTTGCTGGGGGTCTGCGACCCCCGAGCCCCACGGTGCTGGGCGAAGAAGTCGGCCAAACTCCCGACTCCCTCCTGCCGCTGCTCGAACTCGGCGTGGACCAAGGATGGCTGGTTAAGCTAGAGGGAGGGCTTTACGTGGCCTGTGAGGCGATCGAATCAGCGAAGGTCCTTTTGTTCGAACTGGCGGCCGCTGAGGCGCCGCTGACCGTTAGTGAGATCCGTGAGGCACTGGGCATCCCCCGCAAGGTCGCGGTGCCGCTCTGCGAGCATCTCGACGCAATCGGGTTCACGCGTCGCCGTGGAGACCTTCGCGATATCGTGTCCCCTCCTACTCCCCAAGACGCATGA
- the selD gene encoding Selenide, water dikinase, giving the protein MQEQLPKHDLVLLGAGHTNAHLIRMWRMNPLPGIRLTCVSNHGTAAYSGMLPGVLAGDHQPDESQIDLVRLSAATGVRFLRAEVSGLNLPERRLLFEDRPPLSYDYLSVGIGSLPTRPPGCDALGLSIKPMQTFLERLNRRLDALAETVGGPIRLVVAGGGAGGVEIACCLKQHLTGRSPGSRFELSLVEAGDDLLSGMPLATRRLARRALEKHGIEIVVGRRIVATDAAGRLRFESGEEREADLILWATSASAPPLLGRLGLDVDERGFIRTHNTLQTVTSDRVYAVGDAGSPVNGPTTKAGVYAVRQGPVLWRNLRNQLQGRPLETWRPQPSFLSLLNTGDGRAILTYKGLSTHARWCRRLKARIDRRFMLKHQDYTPASMAAPPSPSKEEAMHCGGCGCKLPGDILSRVLKRLEVPLSPRVVVGLEPPDDVAMLRPTAGKLLGVSTDFFSSFLDDPYALGRIAALNALSDLYAKRVQPTAALAIATVPYGGAPQQEEHLTQLLAGGLRELREAGADLVGGHTTEGPQTTVGFTLLGDVEEAATKQMAQLKPGDLLMLTKAIGTGALLAGDRLARCQHDWMEALLRSMLTSNRQASETASRLGASAMTDVTGFGLAGHLLELLRQSGVGAELSLDRLVLLPGAEHLISQGVESTLAPGNRSVEGSIDRAAALQGDPRYRSLFDPQTSGGLLAGVPEANLPVGPDGPEETDGWVRIGRVVDRADGKSVIRVR; this is encoded by the coding sequence ATGCAGGAACAACTCCCCAAGCACGATCTTGTGCTCCTCGGCGCAGGCCACACCAATGCGCATCTTATTCGCATGTGGCGGATGAATCCGCTACCCGGGATTCGCTTGACGTGCGTCTCGAATCACGGGACGGCGGCCTACTCGGGCATGTTGCCGGGGGTCTTGGCCGGGGACCACCAGCCAGACGAGTCTCAGATTGACTTGGTGCGGCTCAGCGCCGCGACGGGGGTGCGATTCCTCCGAGCGGAAGTGAGCGGTCTCAACCTCCCCGAACGCCGGCTGCTCTTCGAGGACCGCCCCCCGCTCAGCTACGACTACTTGTCGGTCGGCATCGGCTCGCTCCCCACGCGTCCCCCGGGCTGCGACGCCCTGGGCCTCTCGATCAAGCCGATGCAAACGTTCCTCGAACGCTTGAACCGGCGGCTCGATGCGCTAGCCGAAACCGTGGGCGGCCCAATACGCCTGGTGGTTGCGGGCGGAGGGGCTGGGGGCGTTGAGATCGCGTGCTGCCTGAAACAGCATCTCACCGGTAGGTCACCTGGATCTCGTTTCGAGCTATCGTTGGTCGAGGCGGGCGACGACCTCCTCTCTGGCATGCCCTTGGCGACACGCCGCTTGGCTCGCCGGGCGCTCGAGAAGCATGGGATCGAGATCGTGGTGGGTCGGCGTATCGTGGCGACCGACGCCGCGGGGAGGCTCCGCTTCGAGTCGGGCGAAGAGCGCGAAGCCGATCTGATCCTGTGGGCCACTTCGGCATCCGCCCCCCCCCTGCTGGGACGGCTCGGCTTGGACGTCGATGAAAGAGGGTTTATCCGCACGCACAACACCCTTCAGACCGTGACGTCCGACCGTGTCTATGCGGTCGGTGATGCGGGGAGTCCCGTCAACGGACCGACCACCAAGGCGGGCGTCTACGCGGTGAGGCAGGGGCCCGTGCTGTGGCGGAACCTTCGCAATCAGCTCCAGGGGCGGCCGCTCGAAACCTGGCGACCACAGCCTTCGTTCCTGAGCCTGCTCAACACGGGAGACGGACGGGCGATCCTGACCTACAAGGGCCTCAGCACCCACGCCCGATGGTGCCGCCGATTGAAAGCCAGGATCGATCGCCGGTTCATGCTCAAGCACCAGGACTACACCCCCGCCTCAATGGCCGCGCCACCCTCTCCTAGCAAGGAAGAGGCCATGCATTGTGGCGGCTGCGGTTGCAAGCTGCCCGGCGACATCCTTTCAAGGGTGCTCAAGCGACTCGAAGTCCCGCTATCGCCCCGAGTCGTTGTCGGCTTAGAACCGCCAGACGATGTCGCCATGCTGCGACCGACTGCTGGGAAACTGCTGGGGGTCTCCACTGATTTCTTTTCATCGTTCCTAGACGATCCTTACGCCCTGGGTCGGATCGCGGCGCTCAACGCTCTGAGCGATCTCTACGCCAAGCGGGTCCAGCCAACAGCCGCTTTGGCGATCGCCACGGTGCCGTACGGGGGGGCCCCACAGCAAGAAGAGCACCTGACCCAACTGCTCGCCGGCGGGCTCCGCGAGCTCCGGGAGGCTGGCGCCGACCTCGTTGGTGGTCACACCACCGAGGGCCCGCAGACCACAGTCGGCTTCACGCTCTTGGGAGACGTCGAAGAAGCGGCCACCAAGCAGATGGCTCAGCTAAAACCGGGCGACTTGTTGATGCTGACCAAGGCCATCGGGACCGGGGCCCTGCTCGCCGGCGACCGCCTAGCGCGATGCCAGCACGATTGGATGGAAGCTCTCCTGCGAAGCATGCTGACAAGCAACCGGCAGGCGAGCGAGACCGCGAGCCGACTGGGGGCCTCCGCAATGACCGACGTGACCGGCTTCGGGCTTGCGGGTCACTTGCTAGAACTCCTGCGACAATCAGGCGTCGGCGCCGAGCTCTCTCTCGACCGGCTCGTCTTGCTGCCGGGCGCCGAGCACCTCATCAGCCAAGGGGTCGAGAGCACCTTGGCGCCAGGCAACCGGTCGGTTGAAGGCTCGATCGATCGAGCCGCCGCGCTGCAAGGGGATCCACGCTACCGATCGCTCTTCGACCCGCAGACCTCGGGGGGGCTGCTCGCCGGCGTCCCCGAGGCCAACCTCCCCGTCGGCCCGGACGGGCCTGAGGAGACCGACGGCTGGGTTCGGATCGGACGCGTCGTTGATCGCGCGGACGGCAAGTCGGTCATCCGAGTGCGCTGA
- the gdhB_3 gene encoding Quinoprotein glucose dehydrogenase B precursor, whose protein sequence is MSQSFTAAIDRTRSLPAAVSATLLALLAAAAPSIAQTLPAANPISAVLPSTSFSLQLEEVIRIPDSSSGNNRFARIEQISPAIDGSGEIFVSDQRGKVYTFTPGDTNPSEFFNFAAVIPSFKNNNNQSGLRGFAFHPNAFGDSNAPGYRKMYTAHEIDTNANESHLSVVSEWSLNGSGVPIVSSRRDVLTQSQPRGDHNIGKVGFNPNLSPGDADYGNLYISFGDGGNYRTDAGDTTLNPNGQNTTNFLGSMLRINPLQDGGSPYSVPADNPFVNQGGIDNEIWAYGLRNPHQFSWDTGGNGDLLIADIGQSNIEEVNLGVAGANYGWSTREGTFDMTGKLPGNPIQADVLPGNHPNDAFTYPVAQYDHDFNNAGQDNAAIAGGFVYRGSLVPELKGKYIFGNFGSSTQFQDIYVVDVDQLQLQDDFTNLDRTSTDAFLAPMEILSLVDDQDNPVQLLDLVRDASGIGNQSRTDMRFGIGSDGEIYISSKKDGWIRRFTSTLKPGDYNRDGVVDAADYTVWRDGDSPDNSQAGYELWRDNYGAANAAANSAAIPEPGSALLLGFATLLLAMRRSNAT, encoded by the coding sequence ATGAGCCAATCCTTCACCGCCGCGATCGATCGAACCCGTTCACTCCCCGCCGCCGTGTCGGCCACCCTCTTGGCCCTGCTCGCAGCCGCGGCGCCGTCGATAGCGCAGACACTCCCCGCAGCGAACCCGATCTCGGCGGTGCTTCCTTCGACTTCCTTCTCCCTGCAGCTTGAGGAAGTGATCCGCATCCCGGACAGCTCTTCGGGCAACAACCGTTTCGCCCGGATCGAGCAGATCTCACCGGCGATCGACGGCAGCGGCGAGATCTTCGTCTCGGACCAACGCGGCAAGGTCTACACGTTCACGCCGGGCGACACCAACCCGTCGGAGTTTTTCAACTTCGCGGCGGTCATCCCGAGCTTCAAGAACAACAACAACCAATCCGGCCTGCGAGGGTTCGCCTTCCACCCCAACGCGTTTGGCGACTCGAACGCCCCCGGGTACCGGAAGATGTACACCGCCCACGAGATCGACACCAACGCGAACGAAAGCCACCTGTCGGTCGTCAGCGAGTGGAGCCTCAACGGGTCCGGCGTGCCGATCGTGAGCAGCCGCCGCGACGTGCTGACGCAATCGCAACCGCGCGGCGACCACAACATCGGCAAGGTCGGCTTCAACCCGAACCTCTCGCCGGGCGACGCGGACTACGGCAACCTGTACATCTCGTTCGGCGACGGCGGCAACTACCGCACCGACGCCGGCGACACGACGCTCAACCCGAACGGACAGAACACCACGAACTTTTTGGGCTCGATGCTCCGCATCAACCCGTTGCAGGACGGAGGCAGTCCCTACTCGGTCCCCGCCGACAACCCGTTCGTGAATCAGGGCGGGATCGACAATGAGATCTGGGCCTACGGACTCCGCAACCCGCACCAGTTCAGCTGGGACACCGGCGGCAACGGCGACCTGCTGATCGCCGACATCGGCCAGAGCAACATCGAAGAGGTCAATCTCGGCGTCGCCGGCGCCAACTACGGGTGGTCGACCCGCGAGGGGACGTTCGACATGACCGGCAAACTGCCCGGCAACCCGATCCAGGCCGACGTGCTGCCCGGCAACCACCCGAACGACGCGTTCACCTACCCCGTGGCTCAGTACGACCACGACTTCAACAACGCCGGCCAGGACAACGCCGCGATCGCGGGCGGTTTCGTTTATCGGGGTTCGCTGGTCCCCGAGCTGAAGGGGAAGTACATCTTCGGCAACTTCGGCTCCTCGACCCAGTTCCAGGACATCTACGTCGTCGATGTCGATCAGCTCCAGCTGCAAGACGACTTCACGAACCTCGACCGCACCTCGACGGACGCCTTCCTGGCGCCGATGGAGATACTGAGCCTCGTCGACGATCAGGACAACCCGGTCCAGCTGCTCGACTTGGTCCGCGACGCCAGCGGCATCGGCAACCAAAGCCGCACCGACATGCGTTTCGGTATCGGCAGCGACGGGGAGATCTACATCAGCAGCAAGAAGGACGGCTGGATCCGGCGTTTCACTTCGACGCTCAAGCCGGGTGACTACAACCGCGATGGCGTTGTCGATGCCGCGGACTACACCGTTTGGCGTGACGGCGACAGCCCGGACAACTCGCAAGCCGGCTACGAGCTGTGGCGGGACAACTACGGCGCGGCGAACGCCGCCGCGAACTCGGCCGCGATCCCCGAACCGGGCTCCGCCCTGCTGCTTGGCTTCGCCACACTGCTCCTCGCGATGCGGCGAAGCAACGCCACTTGA